The genomic DNA GGCTTTGACCTAACCACAAATTTTGACCCTTATCTATACAAACTAATAGAGCTAGATGGTGGCAAGGTCAAACAAGAACCTATCAATGAGTTTGCATGGAACCATGGTAAATATCTAGGAAAAGTTAAGGAAGCAAAGTTCAAGATCAATGTAGATCTTACCCACCATTCGGCTAAAAAGCAAAAGCAAGAAAAAGGGCTATTGGATGACCATGATCGCTTAACCAATAAAACAGAAGACAATAAGATTGATTTTGAAACACCCTGGGCTTTTGGATCAGAATTTAACTTTGTCTACAAAAAACTATATGAATATAGTAAGGGTAAAAAAGACTATAATATAGAGCAATATATAACCTTTAATGGGAGTATAACTTTGGTCAAAAAATGGAAAATTAGTCTACGTAGTACATATAATTTTACTGAAAGTAAATTTGATCCTTCTACTACAGAAATTTCCATTCAACGGGATTTGCATTGCTGGCAATTGAGCTATCAATGGTATCCACTAGGAGATTCGGCTAAGTATGATTTTTCCTTAGGCGTCAAGGCAAATGTTTTAAAAGTGCTGAAACTACCTAGAAAAAGAAGCTACAATAAACTAAACTAGCCCTACACAAGTTGTATCGTATCTATTCACGCCTCTGGCTAGGTCCCCTTATCTCCTTCGGTAAAAAGTCTGGCCCGATAGTAAATAGCTGAAAAAGATATCGCTCAGGGGTTAGTCTTTTACTAGAGCGCCATTTTATATCTATTCACCACAATGGTTTTTAGTATCTATTCACGCCTCTGTCTGGGCCCCTTATCTCCTTCGATAAAAAGTCTGGCCCGATAGTAAATAGCTGAATCGATATATTTTTCAGCGGGAAAATCGTGAACTCAGCCCGCAAGCGGGCTTCAAACAGACGATTTTCTAATCCGCTGAAAAATATACCGCCCAGGGGTTAGTCTTTTACTAGAGCGCCATTTTTTTATCGAAGGAGACGCAGCGGCTGGTAATGGATTAGCCTAATTGCTTTTTTAGAAAAACATAGCCTCAGTGATGAATGGATACTGATTTTTTGTCCACTTTCTTATCAAGAATAAAGTGGAATACAATTCATTATTAACCAGTTTTAGTTTTCTTGCTCCTGCTCTTTTACAAATGCCATAATCTCCTGCTTGATGCCGGCTAACTCGGCATCATTAGCCATGATAATTAAGGCTTTTAAAAGTTTATTATACTCTTCCATGAGCTTTAAATATTTTTTATTCAATTCCTGTAATTGATTAAAATGGGTATCCTTGAGCAGAACACTGAACTCATCGGTATATTGATGATTATCTTCTTTAAGTTTATAACGAGGGACCTTAGCATCGTCTTTTTGTGCATTTCTTTCATATATGCCTGGAAAGTCGCTTGAAAAATCATAATGTATCACCCTGCCAATCTCTATAATAAAGGATTCTTTTAAATCTGCTTCCTTTAGCCTAGTATAAAGTGTATTGCGGGCAATGCCAAGCTTCCCAGCCAATGCTTTCATACGAAAGCCACTTTTCTTAATGGCATTCTCTACTATTTTTCCTTTATGTTGTTCCATGACTGCAATATAAATGGATGCGAATAAAACAAAAAGTGTTATACTTTAATCTTTCCTTTTCAGGAATTCCATAATCTTTTTTTGAATGGCTGTTAGCTGGTTGCTATTGGCTGCTACCACCAATATTTTCAAAAGCTTATGGTAGTCCTCCATAAGCCTTACATATTTGCCCCGTAATAGCTGTAGTTGTAAAAAGTATGGATGTTTATATGTGTTGTTATAATATGGAAGCTCTTTTGCTACTGTTCTCATCAGATAACCAGTTTCTTTAATAGCTTGCTCAATTATTTTTCCTGTATGCTTTTTTGTGAGCTGCTCCATGGGATAATCAAGAAGCAGCTAGGAGGCAGACAAAAAAGTACGATACTTGCTCAAGTATGTCAATAAAATTGTTAATAACATGCGCATATATTGTATAAATATTGTTAAACGTATTTCTAGGAAAAAATCGTATTTTAATGAAAGTTAGGGTTGTTTTTTGTCAAAAACAAACTATAACTGTTAAATTTTGGAACCATGCGCAGCCTAACTCGGCTATAGGGATGTACAAAATCTTACACGCCTTGTTACAGCAGTCCTCTTTTGAAACCTATTGTTGGTGTACAATTTTTAGAAAAAGTAGCATAACGTATTGCACGATACCTAGCTGTATTTAAGGGGGATAGATGCGTTTCAAAATTGTGGTTAGCCATCCAGGTTTGAAAGCGGTTTAGTGTGCATGCTTCGCTTAATGAACTGTTTTATCTTTAGATAAAAAGCATACCAATCGGTTGAACATAACCCTCTACCTTGATGGGCCTTTGCCAAAAAGAAGCAGCAAAAGGGGAATAAAACAAAATTAGGCAACCAAACACCTACAAAAGGGGAAATAGTGCCTGCTACAGCCCAATCTCTGCCTAATATAGAAAGAATATACTCCAGGAGTATAAAAAAGAAACTAATGCATACAGATATGCCAAATCCACCTCGCCTAATAATGCAGCCTAAAGGAGCTGCTAGTAAAAACACAATGACACACCGCATGGCTACTGCAAAGCGATGTTCCTTTTCATATAAAGCATCGTTTAGGGTTTCATTAAAGAGATTCATATAATCTTTTTGGGTTATTAAGGCGTTTTTGATTTTTCTTACAGACCGTAAGGATTCTTGAATAACGCGTTGTGGTAAGACATCGTCATGAGGCCAGGTAACAGATGCAGTATTGGAATCGTTTTTTTTCCCTACAAGCTGGTCTCTAAACAATATAAAATCTGCATTTTTAGCTGTTTCTTGAACAGACGATGTAGATGCGCTCAACTCATGGCTGCCCGACTGAATGGTAGGCTGTTCTATGCAATGGTAACGACTGGCTTGCCCAGCAAGAACCTTTTTACTGTTTTGCTCCTGGCTTAACACTTCTTGCGATCTCTCTTCAATCATTTTTTTTAGGTATGGACGGGTTCTTGTCCTTGGATCATGTGCAAATTTAGCATTTGTGCTGCCAAGTTTAAGGGCGTCTAAACTAATCCTTATCTTTTGGCTGGAAAAATTACTTCTATAAAAAGAGGATTTTTGATCTGGTTTGCCATGGGTAGACTTAGCAGGCAAAGGCTCTACATAGTTATGGCCATTGGTAAGTTCCATAACCAAATAGCCTTCATCTGGTGTAGTGTAAAGCCTCCCCTTTGCTGCAGTGGTTATGGAAACTGATCCATACTTTTTAGTATAATCGTAGACCATAATCCCTTCCATATGCTCATTGTCACTTAGCTTTTTAGCTACTCGAATGCTATACCCTGGTATGTTATTGCAAAACACGCCTTCTTGAATAAATAAAGCAGATTTTTTTTTGCAGATATCGCCTACTAAAGCAAATATTTTATGCTTGCTATTGGGATAAACGTGATCCTGAAAATAAAAGAGAACACCGCTTAAAAAAAGGATAAAAAGAAAAGGCAACCGTAAGGTGCGTTGCAGAGAAAGACCTACAGAACGCATAGCTGTTAACTCAAAACTTTCAGAAAGATTACCAAAAACAATAAGAGAGGTCATGAGAATGGCAATAGGGAAAACACTAGGAAGTTGATTGATAGACAAATAAAAAAACAACTTCGCATAAATACTGCTCCCCAACCCCTTACCTGCAATAGCGCTAAATAGCACGAAAAAACTTTGTATAACCATTACAAACAATACCAGCCCAAGCAATAGGATAAAGGTGGTTATAAAGGTACGTAATAGCAGTTTGTCAATTTTTTTGATAGCAATATTGCTCATTTTTGTAAATTTG from Cardinium endosymbiont of Philonthus spinipes includes the following:
- a CDS encoding helix-turn-helix domain-containing protein, with the translated sequence MEQHKGKIVENAIKKSGFRMKALAGKLGIARNTLYTRLKEADLKESFIIEIGRVIHYDFSSDFPGIYERNAQKDDAKVPRYKLKEDNHQYTDEFSVLLKDTHFNQLQELNKKYLKLMEEYNKLLKALIIMANDAELAGIKQEIMAFVKEQEQEN
- a CDS encoding LptF/LptG family permease, with the translated sequence MSNIAIKKIDKLLLRTFITTFILLLGLVLFVMVIQSFFVLFSAIAGKGLGSSIYAKLFFYLSINQLPSVFPIAILMTSLIVFGNLSESFELTAMRSVGLSLQRTLRLPFLFILFLSGVLFYFQDHVYPNSKHKIFALVGDICKKKSALFIQEGVFCNNIPGYSIRVAKKLSDNEHMEGIMVYDYTKKYGSVSITTAAKGRLYTTPDEGYLVMELTNGHNYVEPLPAKSTHGKPDQKSSFYRSNFSSQKIRISLDALKLGSTNAKFAHDPRTRTRPYLKKMIEERSQEVLSQEQNSKKVLAGQASRYHCIEQPTIQSGSHELSASTSSVQETAKNADFILFRDQLVGKKNDSNTASVTWPHDDVLPQRVIQESLRSVRKIKNALITQKDYMNLFNETLNDALYEKEHRFAVAMRCVIVFLLAAPLGCIIRRGGFGISVCISFFFILLEYILSILGRDWAVAGTISPFVGVWLPNFVLFPFCCFFLAKAHQGRGLCSTDWYAFYLKIKQFIKRSMHTKPLSNLDG